The nucleotide window aaagattgagttcacacacttagagaaggtgaagaaattcattcAGTCTTCTATTAGGATCCGAAagctgtttctggccaccataaaaaaattcaactctctacgttgcacgatTTGGACTAACgcagcgagagaatcttaacatacacacacacacacacacacacacacacaaatcacgctttataaggattatagatgagaACGAGTGAGGCATAGCATGTGCCTTTGCTCTGGTCTCTGATAATGACCTGTTTTCCCCAATTATATTCAGTTATGACAACATTTGGACACATAATATAGTATTATATGTGGTAAATTAACTAATAATTGGTGATTAGTCGACtgccaaaataatcatttatggCAGCCCCAGATTATCCCCAGAAAACCTGCCAGTAAGTGGGCAACTAACGTAAGAAGAATAAAATACCTGAAGGGGGGTTAACTACGGGCCGCTgctcagtttttattggcccgcagcaaCTAATCAAGATATCATTAAATATGATGTTACTCAGATTATATTGCACTTCTTGTCTTTAACATTAGATGGAGCGAGTCATTTAAACAGCATCTATCCATTAGCTGAAATGACAACCTGACAACATATTGAAACAAATGTAGAAAACTGTggacttttattattttgttttgcataAATAATATTCTCCAAAGTTTGTTTCAGTACTATTATTATGAGTATGTATGGAATATCCTTGCCTTTAAattactttgtcgttttttgccCTTTACTCATTCACCTCCACTGACacttatagacatcaaatccgtTTCATCTTGGAAAGCTGGTATTGAGTCATCAAGTCTTACTGCCATTTAAAGCAATCGaacgctgccagccctcccagtcaaaatggttggATGTCTCTGTATTGCTGTCAATgccagctaatgagttaaaactcaaaatgtttttaaatccaatctttttttacctgattCTTATCgtctatttaacaaaaaaatgaagtatttcATTCCTTTGtttctgtagattttttttaaagcaacccttggagaaaaaagtttgCACTCCCTGAACTAGAGCGATTCAGTTGCAtaattcattccaaattgttTTGAGTAATGTTTATGTACTTTACAGCATTAAATAAAACTCAAGTATATCAAACCATAAAAGAATACCAAGCTCCTAAGTGGTTGATGCCTCACTATTTTTCGTCTCATTATGAACCCCTAATTAGATTTTTTGCTACAATGCTCCACAGAAAACGCATCCGGCAAATACATGCATAGTGACATCTTAATATTGCtgtaacaacaaaaaatgataaaCGGAAACAAACTGGACTCCACGAGTGGTCAACAGCAGGTACATTTGTAAGGAAGACCATTACATGTTACatgtaaacacaaaaataaacccagtaaaaaaattaaaaaacctgTTATCTTCTTTGAACGACTAGACCATTATGGTCAGAGTTTCTGGAAATGGTGGAGGGGATGGGGACCCATCGGACAGGGTGTCCCTCAGAAGAAGCTCTTTTTCTCGAAAGAGGCATGGCCCATTGTGCGAGTGGTGGAGTCGCGTGAAGGCCAGCATGGATTGGAGCAACCACAGGAGTGTCACAAACCACAGAGACGCCTGCGCACAAAGACAAGACACACTAAAATCTGGACTAATCCACTATGAGTCACTTACGGATAAGCAAATTAAAAGTAGGTCGCAATGAAGAAATCTCGGACAGAATTTAGAACACAAAATGACCTCATTCCAATAAATAGAGATATTTTTGGGCTATGAGACGCAATTTTATTCTCTGCTTTGAACCATGTAGTTTAAGTTTAAGCTGCAAAAGAGctaatttatggatttttatAGGTTAACTAGTAACATGCCTGGTTGTTTCATTCATTAACTTTGCTTAGCAGGTGAGCACTTGGGTTGTCTTCAGTTTTTATCTAAATGCAACTTCCTTTATCCAACAACACTGAGTTCTCAGAGTGAATTAGGGCTTATATGTAGGAAATTTTCAAACAAATCCTTGCTTCATTTTGTCGTGATAGCCTTTCTGAGGCTAGGTAGGTGGGATATTTTGTGCCATTGCAGAAGATTTGTTTAAGGCTAAACATATGTGATTTGACTGATTTAAAAAGACGTGTGTGCTGATAACAGCCCAGTTCAGAGGATTCCATGTGCTGCAAGCTAAGACGTCAAGGAAAAgtacatgtattttttcttctaaatgcaGCTCCGTAGTGCTTACCTTTGCCAGACTGAGTTCTGTGTAGAAGGACGAGGTGTCCACGTCCAGATAAAGTGGAACCATCTGTGACGTAGCGCAGctgtaaaaagaaagaaaacaaaaaacaagtatttATATAGTGTagtttccgcactataaggcacaactaaaagacttcaaatTTTCAGAAAAGCCGGTAATGCGCTTTATAATCCGATTCACCTTTTATATGAACCAATATTGGATAATCATTGTGTGGAATTCCTTTCAGCACAGCTGCATCTAATTAATGTATATCACAACCCTAACCACTAACCAACCCTaaaactattattactactactccaGCTCCATCTTGTAGGTGTATAAaacaaccccctactactactacttctgctactactactactactccagcTCCATCTTGTAGGTGTATAAaacaaccccctactactactacttctgctactactactactactccagcTCCATCTTGTAGGTGTATAAaacaaccccctactactactacttctgctactactactactactccagcTCCATCTTGTAGGTGTATAAaacaaccccctactactactgcttctgctactactactactactccagcTCCATCTTGTAGGTGTATAAaacaaccccctactactacttctgctactactactgctactactaatactacaactactacttctgctgctactactactgctactactaatactacaacTGCTACttctgctgctactactactgctactactaatactacaactactacttctgctgctactactactgctactactgctactactaatactacaactactactactactattactactattactattactactacttctactactactattacttctactactattgctattacttctactactattaatactgctaatacttctactactattactactattactactacttctactactatcactactactactactaatactactccagctccatctagtggatatataacaacctactattactactatgactacaacAGCtatatctagtggatgtataacacccccctattactactactactacaactactacagttTCATCGAgtgtatgtataacacaacccctacaactactattgctactactctGGCTTCATCCAGTGTATGTATTACACaaaccctactactactactattactactagaGCGCCAtgtagtggatgtataacacaacccactactatcACAGCTCCATCTATTGGTTGTATGACAATCTCTTCCTCcttctcctactactactactaccaccaccaccatcaagattactactactacgttttataatccagtgggTCTCATGTACGCATGAAACAAATattaagataggccattcattgaatgtAGTTCGGAAAGTatggcatgtgtgtgtgtgtgtttggctaTTATAGACATTCACATGAATGAAAAAGCAACAGTGTGAGAGCCACCTGAATGATTGGGTGTTGTTGTCGGTCACCGTGTCACACCAGGAGGCAAGACCCAAAGACAAGATGACGCTGGAGCCAGCCGACAGGAAGAGCATGCACACGCTCACCAGGACCGTCagaaaagatgaaaacaaaGTGCTGTGCAAAAAAGATACAATTTGGCgcaattatttttcatgtatgtttttgttttagcaccccccgcgaccctaatgaggataaagcgattccgaaaaagaatgaatgaatatcaacATTTTGACAAATTATAACATGCCTATTAAAAAacactcagaaaaaaaaatatatgcaaagAACTGAAATGTTAAACTATTAAGTGTGAATCAACATTCTCATATTTAGATCAGGGCGACCCGTCGGCTGAGCGGTTAACGCGTCAGCCTCATATTGggtgacctgggttcaaatccaggtttggacctttctgtgtggagtttggatgttctctctggggctgtgtgggttttctccgggtactccggtttcctcctacattccaaagacatgcatggtaggctgattggacacactattttggccctaggtatgagtgtgagcgtgaatggttgtcctgcgattggctggccactaattccggactccagcaccccccgcgaccctagtgaggataaagcgtttcagaaaatcaGATATTTCGATCGCCCAAATGACGTCTTTTTGCTCACGACGCGTGAAACACTCACTCGTCATGTTGTCCGTAGAGGTAGAAGAGGGACCGCCAGCCCTGCGCGGCCCCGTAAAGCACCGTGAAAATACCCACAAACGTGGCAAACTGGCAGGCTGCAGGTGGTCCCCACTGCTGCACCACCAAGCGAGCAACGGCGCCCCCCTCGCCGGCTTCTTCTTTACTCCAGTAGCCGGCGGAGAAGAGCCCGCAGCGGCCTTTAAACGCAGAGCCGTTGAGAGCCATGGGGACGACCACCAGCAAACCCGCCGCCATGGAGAGGGCGTGAGCGGCACAGTGAGCCAGCAACAGCCGCCGGTCCAGCTCCATGTCCAGATCTGGGGAAGGGTGAGTTTAAAAAAGCCAAATGcaggcctatgtccgattattattattattattaaaaagtcACAGCATCGTGCACATCTCTCCTTTCGCTTTCGGAAGGTTTGGATAGTTTCCGAACATGGGCGGAACCCTACTGACGATGAAAGCTCAACTCAAACTGTTATTACACAACTATACGTGAAAAGTGCATAACGGACTGACGTCCCACTCTCTACTAGTTTCGAATGCCACTTttacttcatttgaattttcccGACAATCAAGAGTCCAGATTCTAAACTAAAAACATGTGCTTCTTCAAACTTTTATATCAGTAGCAACTTTGAAAATACATATCTTCCCAAATAATCCCATCAGTGTCGCAGATTAAATTGAAGTGTGTGTAACTCTTCATCAAAATCacgaattattttttcttcttattttggTCAGCAGAGCACGGTGTACAATGAGCACAGTAATAAAGCCGAACAACATTAAAGCATACAAAAATATGACCTATATTTTCTATTCTCGGAATAGAGCATTACATCTTCAGTTCAAACGATCTTTGATTCCATTCCCTTCAGGAATGACGTTGCTGCACCGACGTCATCTATGCTTTAAATGACAGATTTAAATACAGATCAATCATTCCAATAGATTTTATAATCTTGAACACCGCCATCTATTTCTCACAGGTCGCAGAAATATACACACAGACattgatatatatttattatgtttatttttttaataactcaaGTAGTAAGGTAGCAAGCATATCAGTTCTTACATTTTTACTTCATAACATCTGTGGAGGACAAAATGCAGCATCAAATTTGTAATCTTGGAAAAACCTCATACTAAGCAATAAAAATGGGTCACCGCCTCATTTGACGTGTACTTTCAGCAAaatgccgaaacccgggatcgaaccagggacctttagatcttcagtctaacgctctcccaactgagctatttCGGCGGAATGATGATGTGAGagcttattttatatttgtacacaaaattctACGTCCCACAGAATTGTGGtgtgaaaaaacaaaagtaaatttGTCTACAACCTTTAACGTCCTTATTACTGCAAATTCTATTTTTCATAATGTAGCCCACAAAAGGTTTGCTAAGACAGCAATGACGTAATTTCTCCCCGAAATCAACGCAAGGGCTGCCGGGAAGAAAGGTCAAAAATCGGTCTGTTCCCAGTGCAAGTCTTTTGATTTGCAGCTATCaaaaagtcgttttttttacatttattccaTTAAGGATTTAACAAACAGCACAAAATGAACGACGAAGACACTGTGGTATTTTCATGTATTGTTGGATATAATATGACGAAAATTGCAAATACGTCGCATTTTATTTAACGGGTGTAGCAAGTGTTAGCTACCCAGCACGCTATCGGCTACATGTTATTGTTTTGTGGTGGTCATGCTTGCACGAATCTTTATAGAGTTTAAAAGGTATAATTCGTCGCATGTTCCCTTAAAAAACCTCTGCGATACGTTTATGTCCAACTCCGTGAAGTCATTTGACACTTAAGAAATCAAGTGTAAATGGATACCATGTCAAAATCAGGACACGGGATCTAGATTGGGTCTCAAATACTAGCTTGTGGAGAAGAAAAACACCTCTAATTTTGGAGGTCAGTTAGTTCGGGCAAGTGATGTTATTCTGCTGGTCTCTGCAAAAATGGATGACAAGTCCAGCAGCCATCACAGGCTTCTGGTGGTCCTGCTCATGGCGTTGATCTTCAGCGTCATCATGATTCAGTACGTGTGTCCCAGCAGGACCGAGTGCCAAATGCTCCATCaactggggtcctggtttcacaTGGCCGCA belongs to Stigmatopora argus isolate UIUO_Sarg chromosome 9, RoL_Sarg_1.0, whole genome shotgun sequence and includes:
- the LOC144082242 gene encoding transmembrane protein 179 — translated: MELDRRLLLAHCAAHALSMAAGLLVVVPMALNGSAFKGRCGLFSAGYWSKEEAGEGGAVARLVVQQWGPPAACQFATFVGIFTVLYGAAQGWRSLFYLYGQHDDTLFSSFLTVLVSVCMLFLSAGSSVILSLGLASWCDTVTDNNTQSFSCATSQMVPLYLDVDTSSFYTELSLAKASLWFVTLLWLLQSMLAFTRLHHSHNGPCLFREKELLLRDTLSDGSPSPPPFPETLTIMV